The proteins below are encoded in one region of Castor canadensis chromosome 6, mCasCan1.hap1v2, whole genome shotgun sequence:
- the Eln gene encoding elastin isoform X1, whose amino-acid sequence MAGLTAVAPQPGVLLLLLNLLHPVQPGGVPGAVPGGVPGGVYYPGAGLGGLGVGALGPGAKPPKTGAGLLGAFGAGLGAFPGGAFPGALVPGAAASAAAAYKAAAKAGAGLGGVGGLGVSTGVAVPPAGVGVGVGAGGKPGKVPGVGLPGVYPGGVLPGAGGRFPGVGVLPGVPTGAGVKPKAPGGGGAFAGIPGVGPFGGQQPGVPLGYPIKAPKLPGGYGLPYTNGKLPYGVAGAGGKAGYPTGTGVGSQAAAAAAKAAKYGAGGAGVIPGVGGLPGGAGAIPGIGGIAGAGTPAAAAAAKAAAKAAKYGAAGGLVPGGPGVGVPGVGIPGVGVPGVGIPGVGVPGVGIPGVGVPGVGVPGVGIPGVGVPGVGGPGIVGGPGAVSPAAAAKAAKYGAQAGVGVGGIPTYGVGVGGFPGVGVGGLGAGISPAAQAAAAKAAKYGPGVAGALGGLVPGAVPGAVPGAIPGVVPGAIPGVPGTGGVPGVGTPAAAAAKAAAKAAQFGVGPGIGGVPGGIGPGVVPGTGIGPGDVTGAGTPAAAKLAAKAQYRAAAGLGAGVPGFGVGAGVPGFGVGAGVPGFGIGAGVPGFGAGAGVPGLGAGVAPGTLAAAKAAKYGAAGAGALGGIRGLGVPGALGGAGVPGGIAGVGPAAQAAAAKAAAKAAQYGLGGVGGLGVGGLGVGGLGAGGVIPGAGGLGGVSPAAAAKAAKFGVAARPGFGLSPIYPGGGVGGLGFGGGACLGKSCGRKRK is encoded by the exons ggGTTCCAGGAGCTGTACCTGGAGGAGTTCCCGGAGGGGTCTACTACCCAG gggcTGGTCTTGGAGGCCTGGGAGTAGGAG CCCTGGGGCCTGGAGCCAAACCACCCAAGACAG GTGCTGGACTTCTGGGGGCATTTGGAGCAG GGCTTGGGGCCTTTCCTGGAGGCGCCTTCCCAGGAGCTCTGGTGCCCGGTGCAGCTGCCAGTGCAGCTGCTGCTTATAAAGCTGCAGCCAAAGCCG GTGCTGGACTGGGCGGTGTTGGTGGCTTAGGAGTGTCCACAG GTGTGGCAGTGCCTCCGGCCGGAGTGGGAGTTGGAGTCGGAGCTGGCGGAAAGCCTGGGAAGGTGCCCG GTGTGGGACTCCCGGGTGTATATCCAGGTGGTGTGCTCCCAGGTGCAG GAGGTCGGTTCCCTGGTGTTGGGGTGCTCCCTGGAGTTCCCACAGGAGCAGGAGTCAAGCCCAAGGCCCCAG GTGGAGGTGGTGCTTTTGCTGGAATCCCAG GGGTTGGACCCTTTGGAGGCCAGCAGCCTGGTGTCCCACTGGGGTACCCCATCAAAGCACCCAAGCTGCCAG GTGGCTACGGACTGCCCTACACCAACGGAAAACTGCCCTATG GTGTGGCAGGGGCAGGGGGCAAGGCTGGCTACCCTACAGGGACAG GGGTCGGCTCCCAGGCCGCAGCTGCAGCAGCCAAAGCAGCCAAGTATG GGGCCGGTGGAGCTGGAGTCATCCCTGGTGttggagggcttcctggaggagccGGCGCCATTCCTGGGATCGGAGGCATTGCAG GGGCTGGGACTCCCGCAGCTGCAGCAGCTGCAAAGGCTGCTGCGAAGGCCGCTAAATACG GAGCTGCTGGAGGCTTGGTGCCTGGTGGGCCAGGAGTTGGGGTCCCAGGAGTTGGGATTCCAGGAGTTGGGGTCCCAGGAGTTGGGATTCCAGGAGTTGGGGTCCCAGGAGTTGGGATTCCAGGAGTTGGGGTCCCAGGAGTTGGGGTCCCAGGAGTTGGGATTCCAGGCGTTGGAGTTCCAGGTGTTGGAGGCCCAGGCATCGTGGGTGGACCAG GGGCTGTGTCACCAGCTGCAGCTGCCAAAGCAGCCAAATACG GGGCCCAAGCTGGAGTCGGAGTCGGAGGCATTCCTACCTATGGGGTTGGTGTTGGGGGCTTTCCTGGCGTTGGAGTCGGAGGACTTGGAGCTGGTATTTCCC CTGCAGCTCAGGCGGCGGCTGCCAAAGCTGCCAAGTATG gtCCTGGGGTAGCTGGAGCCCTGGGAGGGCTGGTACCAGGTGCCGTACCAGGTGCTGTACCAGGGGCCATACCAGGTGTTGTACCAGGGGCCATACCAggagtgccaggcactggtggagtGCCAG GAGTGGGGACCCCAGCAGCTGCAGCTGCCAAAGCAGCCGCCAAGGCTGCCCAGTTTG GAGTGGGCCCTGGCATCGGTGGTGTTCCTGGCGGTATTGGCCCTGGTGTAGTTCCTGGCACCGGCATTGGCCCTGGTGATGTCACAG GAGCAGGGACTCCAGCTGCAGCTAAATTAGCCGCCAAAGCTCAGTACC GAGCTGCTGCTGGGCTTGGGGCTGGCGTCCCTGGATTTGGGGTTGGTGCTGGTGTCCCTGGATTTGGGGTTGGTGCTGGTGTCCCTGGATTTGGGATTGGTGCTGGTGTCCCTGGATTTGGAGCTGGTGCCGGTGTTCCTGGGCTTGGGGCAGGAGTAG CACCTGGAACCCTGGCCGCAGCGAAAGCAGCCAAATATG GTGCAGCAGGAGCCGGGGCCCTTGGAGGCATTAGGGGTCTTGGAGTCCCAGGCGCTCTCGGTGGAGCAGGTGTTCCAGGCGGTATAGCAG GAGTCGGACCCGCTGCCCAGGCTGCCGCCGCCAAAGCAGCGGCCAAAGCCGCCCAGTACG GTCTTGGGGGAGTTGGGGGACTCGGAGTTGGGGGACTTGGTGTTGGAGGACTGGGAGCTGGAGGAGTCATCCCAGGCGCTGGGGGCCTTGGAG GTGTGTCCCCAGCCGCAGCAGCTAAAGCGGCCAAATTCG GAGTGGCAGCAAGACCTGGCTTCGGATTGTCCCCCATTTACCCAG GTGGTGGTGTTGGAGGCCTGGGATTTGGTG GTGGGGCCTGCTTGGGGAAGTCCTGTGGCCGAAAGAGAAAGTGA
- the Eln gene encoding elastin isoform X4 produces MAGLTAVAPQPGVLLLLLNLLHPVQPGGVPGAVPGGVPGGVYYPGAGLGGLGVGALGPGAKPPKTGAGLLGAFGAGLGAFPGGAFPGALVPGAAASAAAAYKAAAKAGAGLGGVGGLGVSTGVAVPPAGVGVGVGAGGKPGKVPGVGLPGVYPGGVLPGAGGRFPGVGVLPGVPTGAGVKPKAPGGGGAFAGIPGVGPFGGQQPGVPLGYPIKAPKLPGGYGLPYTNGKLPYGVAGAGGKAGYPTGTGVGSQAAAAAAKAAKYGAGGAGVIPGVGGLPGGAGAIPGIGGIAGAGTPAAAAAAKAAAKAAKYGAAGGLVPGGPGVGVPGVGIPGVGVPGVGIPGVGVPGVGIPGVGVPGVGVPGVGIPGVGVPGVGGPGIVGGPGAVSPAAAAKAAKYGAQAGVGVGGIPTYGVGVGGFPGVGVGGLGAGISPAAQAAAAKAAKYGPGVAGALGGLVPGAVPGAVPGAIPGVVPGAIPGVPGTGGVPGVGTPAAAAAKAAAKAAQFGVGPGIGGVPGGIGPGVVPGTGIGPGDVTGAGTPAAAKLAAKAQYRAAAGLGAGVPGFGVGAGVPGFGVGAGVPGFGIGAGVPGFGAGAGVPGLGAGVAPGTLAAAKAAKYGAAGAGALGGIRGLGVPGALGGAGVPGGIAGVGPAAQAAAAKAAAKAAQYGLGGVGGLGVGGLGVGGLGAGGVIPGAGGLGGVSPAAAAKAAKFGGGVGGLGFGGGACLGKSCGRKRK; encoded by the exons ggGTTCCAGGAGCTGTACCTGGAGGAGTTCCCGGAGGGGTCTACTACCCAG gggcTGGTCTTGGAGGCCTGGGAGTAGGAG CCCTGGGGCCTGGAGCCAAACCACCCAAGACAG GTGCTGGACTTCTGGGGGCATTTGGAGCAG GGCTTGGGGCCTTTCCTGGAGGCGCCTTCCCAGGAGCTCTGGTGCCCGGTGCAGCTGCCAGTGCAGCTGCTGCTTATAAAGCTGCAGCCAAAGCCG GTGCTGGACTGGGCGGTGTTGGTGGCTTAGGAGTGTCCACAG GTGTGGCAGTGCCTCCGGCCGGAGTGGGAGTTGGAGTCGGAGCTGGCGGAAAGCCTGGGAAGGTGCCCG GTGTGGGACTCCCGGGTGTATATCCAGGTGGTGTGCTCCCAGGTGCAG GAGGTCGGTTCCCTGGTGTTGGGGTGCTCCCTGGAGTTCCCACAGGAGCAGGAGTCAAGCCCAAGGCCCCAG GTGGAGGTGGTGCTTTTGCTGGAATCCCAG GGGTTGGACCCTTTGGAGGCCAGCAGCCTGGTGTCCCACTGGGGTACCCCATCAAAGCACCCAAGCTGCCAG GTGGCTACGGACTGCCCTACACCAACGGAAAACTGCCCTATG GTGTGGCAGGGGCAGGGGGCAAGGCTGGCTACCCTACAGGGACAG GGGTCGGCTCCCAGGCCGCAGCTGCAGCAGCCAAAGCAGCCAAGTATG GGGCCGGTGGAGCTGGAGTCATCCCTGGTGttggagggcttcctggaggagccGGCGCCATTCCTGGGATCGGAGGCATTGCAG GGGCTGGGACTCCCGCAGCTGCAGCAGCTGCAAAGGCTGCTGCGAAGGCCGCTAAATACG GAGCTGCTGGAGGCTTGGTGCCTGGTGGGCCAGGAGTTGGGGTCCCAGGAGTTGGGATTCCAGGAGTTGGGGTCCCAGGAGTTGGGATTCCAGGAGTTGGGGTCCCAGGAGTTGGGATTCCAGGAGTTGGGGTCCCAGGAGTTGGGGTCCCAGGAGTTGGGATTCCAGGCGTTGGAGTTCCAGGTGTTGGAGGCCCAGGCATCGTGGGTGGACCAG GGGCTGTGTCACCAGCTGCAGCTGCCAAAGCAGCCAAATACG GGGCCCAAGCTGGAGTCGGAGTCGGAGGCATTCCTACCTATGGGGTTGGTGTTGGGGGCTTTCCTGGCGTTGGAGTCGGAGGACTTGGAGCTGGTATTTCCC CTGCAGCTCAGGCGGCGGCTGCCAAAGCTGCCAAGTATG gtCCTGGGGTAGCTGGAGCCCTGGGAGGGCTGGTACCAGGTGCCGTACCAGGTGCTGTACCAGGGGCCATACCAGGTGTTGTACCAGGGGCCATACCAggagtgccaggcactggtggagtGCCAG GAGTGGGGACCCCAGCAGCTGCAGCTGCCAAAGCAGCCGCCAAGGCTGCCCAGTTTG GAGTGGGCCCTGGCATCGGTGGTGTTCCTGGCGGTATTGGCCCTGGTGTAGTTCCTGGCACCGGCATTGGCCCTGGTGATGTCACAG GAGCAGGGACTCCAGCTGCAGCTAAATTAGCCGCCAAAGCTCAGTACC GAGCTGCTGCTGGGCTTGGGGCTGGCGTCCCTGGATTTGGGGTTGGTGCTGGTGTCCCTGGATTTGGGGTTGGTGCTGGTGTCCCTGGATTTGGGATTGGTGCTGGTGTCCCTGGATTTGGAGCTGGTGCCGGTGTTCCTGGGCTTGGGGCAGGAGTAG CACCTGGAACCCTGGCCGCAGCGAAAGCAGCCAAATATG GTGCAGCAGGAGCCGGGGCCCTTGGAGGCATTAGGGGTCTTGGAGTCCCAGGCGCTCTCGGTGGAGCAGGTGTTCCAGGCGGTATAGCAG GAGTCGGACCCGCTGCCCAGGCTGCCGCCGCCAAAGCAGCGGCCAAAGCCGCCCAGTACG GTCTTGGGGGAGTTGGGGGACTCGGAGTTGGGGGACTTGGTGTTGGAGGACTGGGAGCTGGAGGAGTCATCCCAGGCGCTGGGGGCCTTGGAG GTGTGTCCCCAGCCGCAGCAGCTAAAGCGGCCAAATTCG GTGGTGGTGTTGGAGGCCTGGGATTTGGTG GTGGGGCCTGCTTGGGGAAGTCCTGTGGCCGAAAGAGAAAGTGA
- the Eln gene encoding elastin isoform X2, whose amino-acid sequence MAGLTAVAPQPGVLLLLLNLLHPVQPGGVPGAVPGGVPGGVYYPGAGLGGLGVGALGPGAKPPKTGAGLLGAFGAGLGAFPGGAFPGALVPGAAASAAAAYKAAAKAGAGLGGVGGLGVSTGVAVPPAGVGVGVGAGGKPGKVPGVGLPGVYPGGVLPGAGGRFPGVGVLPGVPTGAGVKPKAPGGGGAFAGIPGVGPFGGQQPGVPLGYPIKAPKLPGGYGLPYTNGKLPYGVAGAGGKAGYPTGTGVGSQAAAAAAKAAKYGAGGAGVIPGVGGLPGGAGAIPGIGGIAGAGTPAAAAAAKAAAKAAKYGAAGGLVPGGPGVGVPGVGIPGVGVPGVGIPGVGVPGVGIPGVGVPGVGVPGVGIPGVGVPGVGGPGIVGGPGAVSPAAAAKAAKYGAQAGVGVGGIPTYGVGVGGFPGVGVGGLGAAAAQAAAAKAAKYGPGVAGALGGLVPGAVPGAVPGAIPGVVPGAIPGVPGTGGVPGVGTPAAAAAKAAAKAAQFGVGPGIGGVPGGIGPGVVPGTGIGPGDVTGAGTPAAAKLAAKAQYRAAAGLGAGVPGFGVGAGVPGFGVGAGVPGFGIGAGVPGFGAGAGVPGLGAGVAPGTLAAAKAAKYGAAGAGALGGIRGLGVPGALGGAGVPGGIAGVGPAAQAAAAKAAAKAAQYGLGGVGGLGVGGLGVGGLGAGGVIPGAGGLGGVSPAAAAKAAKFGVAARPGFGLSPIYPGGGVGGLGFGGGACLGKSCGRKRK is encoded by the exons ggGTTCCAGGAGCTGTACCTGGAGGAGTTCCCGGAGGGGTCTACTACCCAG gggcTGGTCTTGGAGGCCTGGGAGTAGGAG CCCTGGGGCCTGGAGCCAAACCACCCAAGACAG GTGCTGGACTTCTGGGGGCATTTGGAGCAG GGCTTGGGGCCTTTCCTGGAGGCGCCTTCCCAGGAGCTCTGGTGCCCGGTGCAGCTGCCAGTGCAGCTGCTGCTTATAAAGCTGCAGCCAAAGCCG GTGCTGGACTGGGCGGTGTTGGTGGCTTAGGAGTGTCCACAG GTGTGGCAGTGCCTCCGGCCGGAGTGGGAGTTGGAGTCGGAGCTGGCGGAAAGCCTGGGAAGGTGCCCG GTGTGGGACTCCCGGGTGTATATCCAGGTGGTGTGCTCCCAGGTGCAG GAGGTCGGTTCCCTGGTGTTGGGGTGCTCCCTGGAGTTCCCACAGGAGCAGGAGTCAAGCCCAAGGCCCCAG GTGGAGGTGGTGCTTTTGCTGGAATCCCAG GGGTTGGACCCTTTGGAGGCCAGCAGCCTGGTGTCCCACTGGGGTACCCCATCAAAGCACCCAAGCTGCCAG GTGGCTACGGACTGCCCTACACCAACGGAAAACTGCCCTATG GTGTGGCAGGGGCAGGGGGCAAGGCTGGCTACCCTACAGGGACAG GGGTCGGCTCCCAGGCCGCAGCTGCAGCAGCCAAAGCAGCCAAGTATG GGGCCGGTGGAGCTGGAGTCATCCCTGGTGttggagggcttcctggaggagccGGCGCCATTCCTGGGATCGGAGGCATTGCAG GGGCTGGGACTCCCGCAGCTGCAGCAGCTGCAAAGGCTGCTGCGAAGGCCGCTAAATACG GAGCTGCTGGAGGCTTGGTGCCTGGTGGGCCAGGAGTTGGGGTCCCAGGAGTTGGGATTCCAGGAGTTGGGGTCCCAGGAGTTGGGATTCCAGGAGTTGGGGTCCCAGGAGTTGGGATTCCAGGAGTTGGGGTCCCAGGAGTTGGGGTCCCAGGAGTTGGGATTCCAGGCGTTGGAGTTCCAGGTGTTGGAGGCCCAGGCATCGTGGGTGGACCAG GGGCTGTGTCACCAGCTGCAGCTGCCAAAGCAGCCAAATACG GGGCCCAAGCTGGAGTCGGAGTCGGAGGCATTCCTACCTATGGGGTTGGTGTTGGGGGCTTTCCTGGCGTTGGAGTCGGAGGACTTGGAGCTG CTGCAGCTCAGGCGGCGGCTGCCAAAGCTGCCAAGTATG gtCCTGGGGTAGCTGGAGCCCTGGGAGGGCTGGTACCAGGTGCCGTACCAGGTGCTGTACCAGGGGCCATACCAGGTGTTGTACCAGGGGCCATACCAggagtgccaggcactggtggagtGCCAG GAGTGGGGACCCCAGCAGCTGCAGCTGCCAAAGCAGCCGCCAAGGCTGCCCAGTTTG GAGTGGGCCCTGGCATCGGTGGTGTTCCTGGCGGTATTGGCCCTGGTGTAGTTCCTGGCACCGGCATTGGCCCTGGTGATGTCACAG GAGCAGGGACTCCAGCTGCAGCTAAATTAGCCGCCAAAGCTCAGTACC GAGCTGCTGCTGGGCTTGGGGCTGGCGTCCCTGGATTTGGGGTTGGTGCTGGTGTCCCTGGATTTGGGGTTGGTGCTGGTGTCCCTGGATTTGGGATTGGTGCTGGTGTCCCTGGATTTGGAGCTGGTGCCGGTGTTCCTGGGCTTGGGGCAGGAGTAG CACCTGGAACCCTGGCCGCAGCGAAAGCAGCCAAATATG GTGCAGCAGGAGCCGGGGCCCTTGGAGGCATTAGGGGTCTTGGAGTCCCAGGCGCTCTCGGTGGAGCAGGTGTTCCAGGCGGTATAGCAG GAGTCGGACCCGCTGCCCAGGCTGCCGCCGCCAAAGCAGCGGCCAAAGCCGCCCAGTACG GTCTTGGGGGAGTTGGGGGACTCGGAGTTGGGGGACTTGGTGTTGGAGGACTGGGAGCTGGAGGAGTCATCCCAGGCGCTGGGGGCCTTGGAG GTGTGTCCCCAGCCGCAGCAGCTAAAGCGGCCAAATTCG GAGTGGCAGCAAGACCTGGCTTCGGATTGTCCCCCATTTACCCAG GTGGTGGTGTTGGAGGCCTGGGATTTGGTG GTGGGGCCTGCTTGGGGAAGTCCTGTGGCCGAAAGAGAAAGTGA
- the Eln gene encoding elastin isoform X3: MAGLTAVAPQPGVLLLLLNLLHPVQPGGVPGAVPGGVPGGVYYPGAGLGGLGVGALGPGAKPPKTGAGLLGAFGAGLGAFPGGAFPGALVPGAAASAAAAYKAAAKAGAGLGGVGGLGVSTGVAVPPAGVGVGVGAGGKPGKVPGVGLPGVYPGGVLPGAGGRFPGVGVLPGVPTGAGVKPKAPGGGGAFAGIPGVGPFGGQQPGVPLGYPIKAPKLPGVAGAGGKAGYPTGTGVGSQAAAAAAKAAKYGAGGAGVIPGVGGLPGGAGAIPGIGGIAGAGTPAAAAAAKAAAKAAKYGAAGGLVPGGPGVGVPGVGIPGVGVPGVGIPGVGVPGVGIPGVGVPGVGVPGVGIPGVGVPGVGGPGIVGGPGAVSPAAAAKAAKYGAQAGVGVGGIPTYGVGVGGFPGVGVGGLGAGISPAAQAAAAKAAKYGPGVAGALGGLVPGAVPGAVPGAIPGVVPGAIPGVPGTGGVPGVGTPAAAAAKAAAKAAQFGVGPGIGGVPGGIGPGVVPGTGIGPGDVTGAGTPAAAKLAAKAQYRAAAGLGAGVPGFGVGAGVPGFGVGAGVPGFGIGAGVPGFGAGAGVPGLGAGVAPGTLAAAKAAKYGAAGAGALGGIRGLGVPGALGGAGVPGGIAGVGPAAQAAAAKAAAKAAQYGLGGVGGLGVGGLGVGGLGAGGVIPGAGGLGGVSPAAAAKAAKFGVAARPGFGLSPIYPGGGVGGLGFGGGACLGKSCGRKRK; the protein is encoded by the exons ggGTTCCAGGAGCTGTACCTGGAGGAGTTCCCGGAGGGGTCTACTACCCAG gggcTGGTCTTGGAGGCCTGGGAGTAGGAG CCCTGGGGCCTGGAGCCAAACCACCCAAGACAG GTGCTGGACTTCTGGGGGCATTTGGAGCAG GGCTTGGGGCCTTTCCTGGAGGCGCCTTCCCAGGAGCTCTGGTGCCCGGTGCAGCTGCCAGTGCAGCTGCTGCTTATAAAGCTGCAGCCAAAGCCG GTGCTGGACTGGGCGGTGTTGGTGGCTTAGGAGTGTCCACAG GTGTGGCAGTGCCTCCGGCCGGAGTGGGAGTTGGAGTCGGAGCTGGCGGAAAGCCTGGGAAGGTGCCCG GTGTGGGACTCCCGGGTGTATATCCAGGTGGTGTGCTCCCAGGTGCAG GAGGTCGGTTCCCTGGTGTTGGGGTGCTCCCTGGAGTTCCCACAGGAGCAGGAGTCAAGCCCAAGGCCCCAG GTGGAGGTGGTGCTTTTGCTGGAATCCCAG GGGTTGGACCCTTTGGAGGCCAGCAGCCTGGTGTCCCACTGGGGTACCCCATCAAAGCACCCAAGCTGCCAG GTGTGGCAGGGGCAGGGGGCAAGGCTGGCTACCCTACAGGGACAG GGGTCGGCTCCCAGGCCGCAGCTGCAGCAGCCAAAGCAGCCAAGTATG GGGCCGGTGGAGCTGGAGTCATCCCTGGTGttggagggcttcctggaggagccGGCGCCATTCCTGGGATCGGAGGCATTGCAG GGGCTGGGACTCCCGCAGCTGCAGCAGCTGCAAAGGCTGCTGCGAAGGCCGCTAAATACG GAGCTGCTGGAGGCTTGGTGCCTGGTGGGCCAGGAGTTGGGGTCCCAGGAGTTGGGATTCCAGGAGTTGGGGTCCCAGGAGTTGGGATTCCAGGAGTTGGGGTCCCAGGAGTTGGGATTCCAGGAGTTGGGGTCCCAGGAGTTGGGGTCCCAGGAGTTGGGATTCCAGGCGTTGGAGTTCCAGGTGTTGGAGGCCCAGGCATCGTGGGTGGACCAG GGGCTGTGTCACCAGCTGCAGCTGCCAAAGCAGCCAAATACG GGGCCCAAGCTGGAGTCGGAGTCGGAGGCATTCCTACCTATGGGGTTGGTGTTGGGGGCTTTCCTGGCGTTGGAGTCGGAGGACTTGGAGCTGGTATTTCCC CTGCAGCTCAGGCGGCGGCTGCCAAAGCTGCCAAGTATG gtCCTGGGGTAGCTGGAGCCCTGGGAGGGCTGGTACCAGGTGCCGTACCAGGTGCTGTACCAGGGGCCATACCAGGTGTTGTACCAGGGGCCATACCAggagtgccaggcactggtggagtGCCAG GAGTGGGGACCCCAGCAGCTGCAGCTGCCAAAGCAGCCGCCAAGGCTGCCCAGTTTG GAGTGGGCCCTGGCATCGGTGGTGTTCCTGGCGGTATTGGCCCTGGTGTAGTTCCTGGCACCGGCATTGGCCCTGGTGATGTCACAG GAGCAGGGACTCCAGCTGCAGCTAAATTAGCCGCCAAAGCTCAGTACC GAGCTGCTGCTGGGCTTGGGGCTGGCGTCCCTGGATTTGGGGTTGGTGCTGGTGTCCCTGGATTTGGGGTTGGTGCTGGTGTCCCTGGATTTGGGATTGGTGCTGGTGTCCCTGGATTTGGAGCTGGTGCCGGTGTTCCTGGGCTTGGGGCAGGAGTAG CACCTGGAACCCTGGCCGCAGCGAAAGCAGCCAAATATG GTGCAGCAGGAGCCGGGGCCCTTGGAGGCATTAGGGGTCTTGGAGTCCCAGGCGCTCTCGGTGGAGCAGGTGTTCCAGGCGGTATAGCAG GAGTCGGACCCGCTGCCCAGGCTGCCGCCGCCAAAGCAGCGGCCAAAGCCGCCCAGTACG GTCTTGGGGGAGTTGGGGGACTCGGAGTTGGGGGACTTGGTGTTGGAGGACTGGGAGCTGGAGGAGTCATCCCAGGCGCTGGGGGCCTTGGAG GTGTGTCCCCAGCCGCAGCAGCTAAAGCGGCCAAATTCG GAGTGGCAGCAAGACCTGGCTTCGGATTGTCCCCCATTTACCCAG GTGGTGGTGTTGGAGGCCTGGGATTTGGTG GTGGGGCCTGCTTGGGGAAGTCCTGTGGCCGAAAGAGAAAGTGA